A single Thermoleophilia bacterium DNA region contains:
- a CDS encoding agmatinase family protein, producing MEVNELRAAWSRGAARAEASDGRPERSMAAILRDDVPTFMEAPLAHHRQGLAGAHAVVLGIPYEGVKILDPVTYAPPLAAPAPEGSIYYRSGADEGPSAIRKYSVFYSLRHGRGYVPEAGRDAVIMDRLRLVDYGDVSVVPGDVEATFVRAHDKIADILAVGAVPIVFGGDHAVPIPVLQVLAGQLSGKLGIVALDSHFDLSLEPKYWAGSQWARAFELGIVDPAQFVLIGVRGGRESLSDRYVAEELGITYYTMADVDEMGIACVAQEAIELASAGTEGVYVSLDIDVVDPAHGGQKYPDPAGLSAREVIRALRILSSSRVAGFDICCLAPRYDLQGHLSQLCARAALEVVAGIAIQRPERSHGRGGGVDSASGGERRFT from the coding sequence ATGGAAGTCAACGAGCTGAGGGCGGCCTGGAGCCGCGGCGCGGCTCGCGCAGAGGCGAGCGATGGACGACCGGAACGTTCGATGGCCGCGATTCTCCGTGACGATGTGCCAACGTTCATGGAGGCCCCACTGGCTCACCACCGGCAGGGACTGGCCGGGGCTCATGCCGTTGTGTTGGGCATCCCATACGAGGGTGTGAAGATCTTGGATCCGGTCACCTACGCTCCGCCACTCGCGGCGCCTGCTCCGGAGGGAAGCATCTACTACCGTTCGGGCGCGGACGAGGGACCTTCGGCCATACGAAAGTACTCGGTCTTCTATTCACTCAGGCATGGCCGCGGCTACGTTCCCGAGGCGGGCCGGGATGCCGTGATTATGGATCGACTCCGACTAGTTGACTACGGTGACGTGAGTGTTGTGCCTGGTGACGTGGAGGCGACGTTCGTGCGCGCGCATGACAAGATCGCGGACATACTCGCGGTCGGTGCGGTTCCGATCGTCTTCGGTGGCGATCACGCGGTACCGATTCCCGTGCTGCAGGTGCTCGCGGGTCAACTGTCAGGGAAGCTCGGTATCGTCGCGCTAGATTCCCACTTCGATCTCAGTCTAGAGCCGAAGTACTGGGCAGGGTCTCAGTGGGCTCGAGCCTTCGAACTCGGGATCGTTGACCCGGCGCAATTTGTATTGATCGGCGTGCGCGGCGGGCGCGAGTCGCTCTCGGACCGCTATGTGGCGGAAGAGCTGGGCATCACGTACTACACGATGGCGGACGTTGACGAGATGGGCATCGCGTGTGTGGCGCAGGAGGCCATCGAGCTGGCCAGCGCGGGGACTGAGGGGGTGTATGTGTCACTCGACATTGATGTTGTGGACCCTGCGCACGGTGGTCAGAAGTATCCTGACCCGGCGGGTTTGAGCGCCCGCGAAGTCATCCGTGCTCTGCGGATTCTGAGCTCAAGTCGCGTGGCAGGGTTTGATATCTGCTGCCTGGCACCGCGATACGATCTCCAGGGTCATCTTAGTCAGCTGTGTGCCCGGGCCGCCCTCGAGGTGGTGGCTGGCATAGCCATCCAACGGCCCGAACGGTCGCACGGACGTGGTGGCGGTGTGGATTCGGCGAGCGGTGGGGAGCGACGTTTCACGTGA
- a CDS encoding hydrogenase maturation nickel metallochaperone HypA: MHELGITQGILDRAAMVAREHGAERVSDIYVTMTSAADFTEEALAMYFEMLVDESALLRGARLHVAHTLVDGRCLSCGAVFPLSERYGACPACGSPTVIPDQEAPMVQLTDIAIDDEGEQGRDGGA; this comes from the coding sequence ATGCATGAGCTTGGCATTACACAAGGGATACTTGATCGGGCGGCCATGGTGGCTCGTGAGCACGGTGCGGAGCGTGTGAGTGATATCTACGTGACAATGACCAGCGCCGCCGATTTCACCGAAGAGGCTCTGGCCATGTACTTTGAGATGCTGGTGGATGAGTCCGCACTCCTGCGCGGAGCGCGCCTCCACGTGGCGCACACCCTGGTCGATGGCCGATGTCTCAGTTGCGGCGCGGTGTTCCCGTTGAGCGAGCGGTATGGGGCTTGTCCGGCTTGCGGGTCGCCCACCGTGATTCCCGACCAGGAGGCGCCAATGGTCCAGCTCACGGATATTGCGATCGATGATGAGGGCGAGCAGGGAAGAGATGGTGGAGCATAG
- the trpS gene encoding tryptophan--tRNA ligase, translated as MERRPRVFSGIQPSGSLHLGNYLGALYNWVQMQESHECVYCVVDLHAITVRQQRAELRRATMDLANLFLAAGLDPKRSIVFVQSHVPAHSELAWILNTIAYMGELRRMTQFKDKTGGGEGESIPVGLFDYPVLMASDILLYRADEVPVGEDQKQHVELTRDLAERFNNAFGKALVVPKPVIRSVGARVMSLDDPRRKMSKSAGSANSYIALMDAPDVIRRKIRRAVTDSGGEVVPGPDKPALTNLLGIYSVLAGETVDIVAGRYEGRGYAEFKSDLAEVVIAALAPMQERIRELEADKAYTLAVLKDGAERAEAIAERTLGKVRERLGLVPRPR; from the coding sequence GTGGAACGACGGCCACGTGTGTTCAGTGGTATCCAGCCCTCTGGGTCGTTGCATCTCGGCAACTACCTGGGCGCGCTGTACAACTGGGTTCAGATGCAGGAGAGCCATGAGTGCGTCTACTGCGTGGTCGACCTTCATGCGATCACTGTGCGTCAACAGCGGGCAGAACTCCGGCGGGCGACGATGGATCTCGCCAACCTGTTTCTGGCCGCGGGTCTCGATCCGAAGCGCTCGATCGTCTTCGTGCAGAGTCACGTGCCTGCTCACAGCGAGCTTGCTTGGATCCTAAATACGATCGCGTATATGGGTGAGCTTCGTCGCATGACCCAGTTCAAGGATAAGACTGGCGGTGGCGAGGGCGAAAGCATCCCGGTCGGTCTCTTCGACTACCCGGTTCTCATGGCTAGCGACATCTTGCTCTATCGTGCGGACGAGGTCCCGGTGGGAGAGGATCAGAAGCAACACGTGGAGCTCACACGCGACTTGGCGGAGCGCTTCAACAATGCGTTCGGGAAGGCGCTCGTGGTTCCGAAGCCGGTGATCCGCTCAGTCGGCGCTCGCGTTATGTCGCTCGACGACCCACGCAGGAAGATGAGCAAGAGCGCGGGCTCGGCCAATAGCTACATTGCGCTCATGGATGCTCCAGACGTTATTCGCCGTAAGATCCGCCGGGCAGTGACGGACTCGGGCGGCGAGGTTGTGCCAGGTCCGGACAAGCCTGCGCTCACAAATCTCCTGGGTATCTACAGCGTCCTTGCGGGCGAAACGGTCGATATCGTAGCCGGGCGTTACGAGGGTCGAGGCTACGCCGAGTTCAAGAGCGATCTCGCGGAAGTCGTCATTGCCGCCTTGGCGCCGATGCAGGAGCGCATCCGCGAACTGGAAGCAGACAAGGCGTACACGCTCGCTGTCTTGAAGGACGGTGCTGAGCGTGCGGAGGCCATCGCGGAGCGTACGCTCGGGAAAGTGCGCGAACGTCTCGGCTTGGTGCCTCGACCGAGATAG